Below is a window of Streptomyces genisteinicus DNA.
GGCTTGTCGCCGAGGGTGATGAGTGCTTCCTTGCAGCCGAGTTCGGCCCCGCGGCGGGCGATGTCCAGCACCTCGTCGGGGGACATGAACATCCCGTGACCGGCCCGGCGGAGCTTGCCCGGCACGGTGACGAAGGTGCAGTAGTGGCAGGTGTCGCGGCAGAGGCGGGTGAGCGGGATGAAGACGCTCTTCGAGTAGGTGATCACCCCGGCGCGGCCGGCGGCTTCGAGACCCGCGTCGCGCACCCGCCCGGCGGAGGCCGTCAGGTCGTCCAGGTCGGCGCCGCGTGCCTGGAGCAGCACGGCGGCCTCGGTGACGTCGAGGGCGACGCCGTCCCGCGCCCGCTTGAGCGCCCTCCGCATGGCGTTCGGGGTGGGCCCGCCCGTGACTGCCGGGGCGTCCTCGCGCTGGTGATCGGTCATGCGTCGAGCATACGAGCGCCGTGCCGGCGCTTTTCGGTCGAGTGCCGGCCGGAAAGGGGCGCCGGACCGGCGGGGCCGGCCGGGTGCGGGAGGGGGCGGGGTGCCGTGCGCCCTGCCCGCTCCCGCGCACGGGCCCGTCCGGTGGGCGGGCGGGCCCGTCGGAGGTGCGGGCGGTCAGGGGTTCAGGGGTTCAGAGGTACTGGGCGTAGTCGTCGAGGGCGCGCAGGACCTCCGCCTCCGTCCCCGGTGGAAGCTGGAGGACCACCTCCCGGATGCCCGAGTCCGCGAAGCGGGCGAGCTTGCCGGGCGAGGGGAACACGGCGTACGGGACGACCTGGAGGGCGTCCGGGTCGCGTCCCGCGTCGGCCCAGGCCCGGCGGAGGACGGGCAGGGACGTGCCGAGGCCGCCCCCGCCGATCGGCAGCCAGCCGTCGGCGTACTCGGCGACCTGGGCGAAGACCGCCGGTCCCGCTCCGCCGCCGACGAGGACGCGGGGGCTGCCGCCGGCCGGCTTGGGGTGGGCGAAGGAGGCGCCGACCCGGGCGTGTTCGCCCTGGTAAGGGGTGGGCTCCGGCGCCCAGAGGGCGCGCATCAGGCGCATCCGGTCGAGCACCAGCGCATGGCGGGTGGCCCATGCGA
It encodes the following:
- a CDS encoding LLM class F420-dependent oxidoreductase, with the protein product MRIATTIFLTDETITPVRLARELEQRGFAGLYLPEHTHIPAERSTPHPAGGELPPEYARTLDPFVALAQAAAVTTSLALGTGITLVAQHDPIVLAKQIASLDHLSGGRFTLGVGFGWNVEEAASHGVAWATRHALVLDRMRLMRALWAPEPTPYQGEHARVGASFAHPKPAGGSPRVLVGGGAGPAVFAQVAEYADGWLPIGGGGLGTSLPVLRRAWADAGRDPDALQVVPYAVFPSPGKLARFADSGIREVVLQLPPGTEAEVLRALDDYAQYL